A stretch of the Leptospira harrisiae genome encodes the following:
- a CDS encoding acylphosphatase, protein MGKSEEARARILIRGIVQGVGFRYYILQKAQEMRLKGYTQNLPNGEVEAVVEGDKLFIEDLYRAMQRGPTKAKVKDHVIEWSDPKNQFRTFLIKK, encoded by the coding sequence TTGGGAAAATCAGAAGAAGCAAGAGCGAGAATATTAATACGAGGAATCGTACAAGGGGTAGGATTTCGTTACTATATCCTCCAAAAAGCCCAAGAGATGAGACTCAAAGGTTATACACAAAACTTACCCAATGGGGAAGTCGAAGCAGTGGTTGAAGGTGATAAACTTTTTATAGAAGATTTGTATAGAGCCATGCAACGTGGGCCCACAAAAGCAAAAGTAAAAGATCACGTTATAGAATGGAGTGATCCAAAAAATCAATTCAGAACATTTTTAATCAAAAAATAA
- a CDS encoding RNA pyrophosphohydrolase, protein MDDRPILRNMTDKPYRKNVGMVVFNSLGKVIVGERVQFPGSWQFPQGGIDENEDYLEAAKRELYEELGIKKATYVTEYPDWIPYDFPNSLGLNSHLQKFRGQLQRWILFYWNGTLDECDLVHHEQEFLTVQFMEIEDTILSVVEFKRAVYEKFVPLFKSAIQNYIAENSKSK, encoded by the coding sequence ATGGATGATAGACCTATTCTAAGGAATATGACAGACAAACCCTACCGCAAAAATGTAGGCATGGTGGTTTTTAATTCTTTAGGCAAAGTCATTGTAGGCGAACGAGTACAATTCCCAGGTTCTTGGCAATTTCCTCAAGGTGGAATCGATGAAAATGAGGATTATTTGGAAGCCGCTAAACGAGAATTATATGAAGAATTGGGAATCAAAAAAGCAACCTATGTAACCGAATATCCCGATTGGATTCCCTATGATTTTCCGAATTCTTTAGGTCTCAATTCTCACTTACAAAAATTCCGCGGGCAATTACAAAGATGGATTTTATTTTATTGGAATGGAACATTAGATGAATGTGATTTGGTCCACCATGAACAAGAGTTTTTAACGGTCCAATTTATGGAAATCGAAGATACTATCCTTTCCGTTGTTGAGTTCAAACGAGCCGTCTACGAGAAGTTTGTCCCTCTTTTTAAATCTGCCATTCAAAATTACATTGCAGAGAATTCAAAATCCAAGTAA
- the sixA gene encoding phosphohistidine phosphatase SixA, whose translation MKIILVRHGEAENPGPAVSDSQRDLTDKGVSDIHKIGKFIKNSSLAVKQVYYSPYTRTKHTAEILSEELKYGCEMVASDDLLAGKGCTDIISCLVNFTNSDTVLLVGHNPDITYFAAKLLGNSSAAENLIFQPGSTIAINVAREKFAHGQIIWAISPDNLGL comes from the coding sequence ATGAAGATCATTTTGGTTCGTCACGGAGAGGCTGAAAACCCAGGTCCAGCAGTTTCCGATTCACAGCGGGATCTAACAGATAAAGGTGTCAGTGATATTCATAAAATCGGAAAGTTCATTAAAAATTCTTCCTTAGCAGTCAAACAAGTATACTATAGTCCGTATACAAGAACCAAACATACTGCAGAAATCCTTTCCGAAGAATTAAAGTATGGCTGTGAAATGGTTGCCTCAGATGATTTACTTGCAGGTAAAGGTTGTACTGATATTATCTCTTGTTTAGTCAATTTTACAAATTCCGACACAGTTCTGTTAGTCGGACACAATCCAGACATCACATATTTCGCCGCAAAACTTTTGGGAAATTCCAGTGCTGCAGAGAATTTAATCTTCCAACCTGGGTCTACCATTGCCATCAATGTAGCTCGGGAAAAATTTGCACATGGTCAAATTATTTGGGCCATTTCACCAGACAATCTTGGGCTTTGA
- a CDS encoding LIMLP_16025 family protein: protein MSNVENKLQDIVNAGIGAVKTSKEVWEKLVVDLNEKKSKFETNFQKLKEQGESDTSDNALKVKMGIAWGIVRIDELKDNVVKYLDKVKEGNQNKPS from the coding sequence ATGAGCAATGTGGAAAACAAGCTACAAGATATCGTAAATGCTGGGATTGGCGCCGTCAAAACTTCCAAAGAAGTCTGGGAGAAACTGGTAGTTGACTTAAATGAGAAAAAAAGCAAATTTGAAACTAACTTTCAAAAGCTAAAAGAACAAGGCGAAAGCGATACAAGTGATAATGCCCTCAAAGTAAAAATGGGAATTGCTTGGGGAATCGTCCGTATTGATGAACTCAAAGACAACGTAGTTAAATATTTAGATAAAGTAAAAGAAGGAAATCAAAACAAACCTTCATAA
- a CDS encoding arylesterase translates to MNCSSPIQEKPIVGCERISGTPGPEDLDLIRDTSTVIVSSHERRNGLKDIGALFEVSLTNPDGKLEAKKIETNYPENFRPHGISYAKVNGVDTLAVISHTLVDENPHTIEIFERSKSGKWTFTKTLSDPTLTSPNDIFMNEAGEIFASNDNGTSNAFRKYWDMIIRSGRADVSYYDGKTFQTLGVPVMLGNGIYIRKKGNDELLYRSVFSEKAIRVYQVERNSGKINLKYLESIAIGAGPDNILEDENGMLWLAAHDSTYKFIRHVMNRTNLAPTRVFKINPETKEVTEVYANEGAEISAGSTGLVFKNKLLISQVFEDFLLVCPRP, encoded by the coding sequence GTGAACTGCAGTAGCCCCATCCAAGAAAAACCAATTGTTGGTTGTGAACGAATTTCAGGAACTCCGGGTCCTGAAGATTTGGATCTCATCCGAGATACCTCTACAGTGATTGTTTCGTCCCATGAACGTCGCAATGGACTAAAAGATATTGGTGCATTGTTCGAAGTATCGTTAACCAATCCCGATGGAAAATTGGAAGCAAAAAAAATAGAAACCAATTATCCTGAAAACTTTCGTCCGCATGGAATTAGTTATGCGAAAGTTAACGGTGTCGATACCTTAGCTGTTATCTCTCATACATTAGTAGATGAAAACCCACATACCATCGAAATTTTTGAACGTTCCAAGTCAGGCAAATGGACATTTACCAAAACATTGAGTGATCCCACTCTCACAAGTCCAAACGATATTTTTATGAACGAAGCCGGAGAGATTTTTGCCTCCAATGATAATGGAACTAGTAATGCCTTTCGTAAGTATTGGGACATGATCATCCGAAGTGGTCGGGCCGACGTATCTTACTATGATGGAAAAACATTCCAAACACTTGGTGTTCCCGTGATGCTTGGGAATGGAATTTACATTCGTAAAAAAGGAAATGATGAATTGTTGTATCGATCCGTATTTTCTGAAAAAGCCATTCGAGTGTACCAAGTGGAACGAAATTCTGGTAAAATCAATTTAAAGTATTTGGAATCCATAGCCATTGGCGCAGGCCCTGATAATATTTTAGAAGATGAAAATGGAATGTTATGGCTTGCGGCCCACGATTCCACTTATAAATTCATTCGTCACGTGATGAACCGAACGAATTTAGCACCCACTCGTGTTTTTAAAATCAATCCAGAAACAAAAGAAGTTACGGAAGTGTATGCCAATGAAGGCGCAGAAATATCAGCAGGAAGCACGGGGCTTGTTTTTAAAAACAAACTTTTGATTTCGCAAGTGTTTGAAGATTTCCTTTTGGTTTGCCCAAGGCCGTAA
- a CDS encoding FitA-like ribbon-helix-helix domain-containing protein: MANLQVRDIDDRLYESLKRRAELEHRSVSQEVVMIIESHLKRDNLETERQTVEFLKLTNSWHDEKTAKEIISDIRSSRSKKNRSKVTDELFD; encoded by the coding sequence ATGGCAAATCTTCAAGTTAGAGATATTGATGACAGGCTATACGAATCATTAAAGAGAAGGGCAGAGTTGGAACATCGATCTGTCAGTCAAGAAGTAGTCATGATCATTGAAAGTCATTTAAAAAGAGATAATCTTGAAACAGAGAGACAAACTGTTGAATTTCTAAAACTTACAAATTCTTGGCACGATGAAAAAACCGCAAAAGAAATCATATCCGACATTCGATCATCAAGATCTAAAAAAAATAGATCAAAGGTCACAGATGAGCTTTTTGATTGA
- a CDS encoding type II toxin-antitoxin system VapC family toxin: MSFLIDTDIIIYSLKGNEKVQKNLIEKKHTSKAISVITYGELIFGAKKSKSREKNLATVYRIGELFHVVELTKGIVETFGEVKAVLQKKGNIVDDFDLLIGSTALFLNYTLVTNNERHFSMIPDLRIENWSK, translated from the coding sequence ATGAGCTTTTTGATTGATACAGATATTATCATTTATAGTCTCAAGGGAAATGAGAAAGTTCAGAAAAATCTCATCGAAAAAAAGCATACTTCAAAAGCAATTTCCGTCATTACTTATGGTGAGTTAATCTTTGGTGCGAAAAAATCAAAAAGTAGAGAAAAGAATTTAGCAACCGTATATAGAATTGGCGAACTTTTCCACGTTGTCGAATTGACTAAAGGAATTGTCGAAACATTTGGCGAAGTGAAAGCCGTATTACAGAAAAAAGGAAATATTGTTGATGATTTCGATTTATTAATCGGATCTACTGCTTTATTTCTAAATTACACATTAGTTACTAATAACGAAAGACACTTTTCCATGATTCCCGATTTAAGAATCGAGAATTGGAGTAAATGA
- a CDS encoding DUF1697 domain-containing protein: MKYIALLRGINVGGNRKVEMKKLRNLFESLGFTNVSTYINSGNIIFESNLDAKNVLIKIQKSFEKTFDFEIPTLVKTEKEMIKIVSAIPEEWQNDPTQKTDVAYLFPEADSKKIIEELPLKIEFLEIRYVKGALFWNIKRENVNKSQLAKLISHKLYKSMTIRNVNTARFLAGETE, translated from the coding sequence ATGAAATACATCGCACTGCTCAGAGGGATCAATGTTGGAGGAAACAGAAAGGTAGAAATGAAAAAACTCCGAAACCTTTTTGAATCCTTAGGATTTACAAACGTTTCTACTTATATCAATTCTGGTAATATTATCTTTGAATCCAATCTTGACGCAAAGAACGTACTTATTAAAATACAAAAGAGTTTTGAGAAAACTTTTGATTTTGAAATTCCCACTCTTGTGAAGACAGAAAAGGAAATGATAAAAATTGTCAGTGCTATCCCCGAGGAATGGCAGAATGATCCAACACAAAAAACGGATGTTGCCTATTTATTTCCAGAAGCTGATTCCAAAAAAATCATTGAGGAACTTCCTCTCAAAATAGAATTTTTAGAAATTCGTTATGTAAAAGGTGCCCTCTTTTGGAATATCAAACGAGAAAATGTAAACAAAAGCCAACTGGCGAAACTCATCAGTCATAAACTGTACAAATCCATGACGATACGAAATGTAAATACTGCTAGGTTTTTAGCAGGAGAAACAGAGTAA
- a CDS encoding TetR/AcrR family transcriptional regulator, producing MPRTGLTASEIQDKAVEIAINQMRAKGFEKVRLVDVAKEMGISHAALYSHFQDKTALFDAVSERWLVKLDEKQDLLVAEKRDPIQKILTWFLNLHRMKLEKVKLDPELYKAFDMAAEESKPFIQTHLTNMQTQMSKLVTEAINQKKIKKRDVNLVAEILISAGAAFTHPKLVAQHCGENRELLLVDTIEAVLKGLG from the coding sequence ATGCCAAGAACCGGTCTCACAGCCTCGGAAATCCAAGACAAGGCCGTGGAAATTGCCATAAACCAAATGCGGGCCAAGGGTTTTGAAAAGGTTCGATTGGTGGACGTTGCGAAAGAAATGGGGATTAGCCACGCGGCCCTCTATTCCCATTTTCAGGACAAAACAGCTCTATTCGACGCTGTTTCCGAAAGGTGGCTTGTGAAGTTAGATGAAAAACAAGACCTTCTCGTGGCAGAAAAACGAGACCCCATCCAAAAGATCCTCACTTGGTTTCTAAACCTCCACCGAATGAAATTGGAAAAAGTAAAACTGGATCCCGAGTTGTATAAAGCTTTTGATATGGCGGCAGAAGAATCCAAGCCCTTTATCCAAACTCATTTGACCAATATGCAAACCCAAATGTCGAAATTGGTTACCGAAGCCATAAACCAAAAGAAAATCAAAAAACGTGATGTGAACCTTGTAGCAGAAATTCTGATTTCTGCAGGAGCGGCTTTCACCCACCCCAAACTTGTGGCTCAGCATTGCGGGGAGAACAGAGAACTGTTGTTAGTTGATACGATTGAAGCGGTATTAAAGGGATTAGGCTGA
- a CDS encoding SDR family oxidoreductase — protein MQLNGNTILITGGTSGIGLALAKRFSDLGNQILICGTNETKMEEIRKSYPKWGTYLFDISRPEEREKLFQQTTKDFPELNVLFNNAGIQRYPKLGELEPWTDLGKEIDVNLGAPIHLSMLFAKHLFAKKNAAILNTTSGLSHIPLAYAPVYSATKAALHSFTLTLRFQFRNQPIEVIEVSPPMVDTDLGIPNTHTAGLNLDEYANSVMEGLRNGELEITTGFSTVSANASREQKNEIFLSMNQARSASN, from the coding sequence ATGCAATTGAATGGAAATACAATCCTCATCACTGGGGGAACGAGTGGGATCGGCCTTGCTCTTGCCAAACGATTCTCTGATTTGGGAAACCAAATTCTAATTTGCGGAACAAACGAAACGAAAATGGAAGAGATTCGGAAATCTTATCCTAAATGGGGAACATATCTTTTTGATATCTCTCGTCCGGAAGAAAGGGAAAAGTTGTTTCAACAAACCACAAAGGATTTTCCGGAACTGAATGTGTTATTCAATAACGCAGGCATACAAAGGTATCCTAAACTTGGTGAACTAGAACCTTGGACAGATTTAGGAAAGGAAATTGATGTGAATTTGGGAGCTCCTATCCATCTCTCCATGTTATTCGCTAAACACCTGTTTGCAAAGAAAAATGCAGCCATTCTCAATACAACCTCTGGATTGTCACATATTCCTTTGGCTTATGCGCCTGTGTACAGTGCGACAAAAGCGGCCTTACATTCCTTCACATTGACGTTACGATTTCAATTTCGTAACCAACCAATTGAAGTGATTGAAGTTTCTCCACCAATGGTAGATACAGATTTAGGAATCCCTAACACACATACGGCGGGACTAAACTTAGATGAATATGCAAATAGTGTTATGGAAGGCCTGCGAAATGGGGAATTAGAAATCACCACTGGATTTTCTACCGTTTCAGCGAATGCAAGTCGGGAACAAAAAAATGAAATCTTTTTGTCTATGAACCAAGCTAGGAGTGCTTCAAACTAA
- a CDS encoding crossover junction endodeoxyribonuclease RuvC, protein MKIIGIDPGSHRVGYAILSFPEGMRRNPKLLTYGTIEVAPKTPSPDNLLQIRKELMDILSEYQPETAAVEELFFVQNTTTGMKVSESRGVILLSLGEKQIPVVSLTATQIKKGISAKGNATKKEVRAAIQMILGFKDLKGHDDSWDAIACAFVGRSLV, encoded by the coding sequence TTGAAAATCATAGGCATTGATCCCGGATCCCACCGTGTAGGGTATGCGATTCTTTCTTTTCCCGAAGGCATGCGTCGTAATCCAAAGCTTTTAACTTACGGAACGATTGAAGTGGCACCGAAAACCCCGTCCCCAGACAATCTCCTCCAAATCAGAAAGGAACTAATGGACATTCTTTCGGAATACCAACCGGAAACAGCCGCAGTGGAAGAACTGTTCTTTGTTCAGAACACGACAACGGGGATGAAGGTTTCGGAATCTCGCGGGGTCATTTTACTTTCTCTCGGAGAAAAACAAATCCCTGTGGTTTCTCTCACGGCCACACAAATCAAAAAAGGAATTTCCGCCAAAGGGAACGCTACCAAAAAAGAAGTTCGGGCAGCAATCCAAATGATTTTAGGATTTAAAGATCTGAAAGGCCACGACGACTCATGGGACGCCATCGCTTGTGCCTTTGTGGGTCGGTCTTTAGTTTGA